The Acropora palmata chromosome 3, jaAcrPala1.3, whole genome shotgun sequence nucleotide sequence ATAGACAAAGAGATCAGGACCTCGTCGCCCAATAAGACAGTGCGAGTATCGATTTTCGTTGTACCAAATTGTTAGCGGTAAAATTACGCATCGCCGATTTTGTTTCACGCAAAGTCTGACGCGCTGGAACCTTGTATTATTTTCGTGCTTTGTGTTCTCGACATGCACGGAATATGAAAGTTTTCGTTCCGCTGGGTAGAAAATAAGCTTCAAAAGCTTGTCACTGAGAACAATGCACTGGTGAAACTTGATAGGAGGGCAACCAAGACTGGTCATTGATCAGGAAAACAATAAGTTTGAGCTGTGACTACTGTCGTATCATAACATTCAATCCACATCAGTATCAATAATTGCTGTTTGTTTAATGGAGGCCATTCACAAGGAAAATCTCACCTTCCCTTACATCAGTTTTACATTCTGGGATTATGAACAGTTTCACATCTACCACCCCAGCTTTTTTCCTTATATTATCATTCTCATCCATACTTCAATCATCACCCCTCTAGtgcaagaaaaaccaaaatatCATAGGAAGATTTTCCACTCTGATTGGGAATAAGGAAGTATTGCTCTTGATCTTAGAAAATTACAGcaataaaatgttatttgagaattgaatttttttaatttactcAACAAGTGAATCAATCCTTGTGGCAAACACAGGAAGCACAGGCTTGAAAGTTGCTAACTTACCATAATCAAATAGATCTTAAAAGAATTAATCACTGGTAATGCACCTGTAAGTGGCCATCCCAGGGGAGGGGTGACCCTGGGGAATCCCCAGGCATTTGcacaacaacattttcaaatatccCCAACCCAAAAGAAGGACATTTTAACAAAGAGCCACTAACATCCATCCCCTGGGGTTATAGATGTGTGCTCTGCCAAATCAAAAAGTGcattgttttttccacattatAAGGTTCAGTTTACCTTGTAAGTTATGGAATGTGAAAGGACAGAATATCTTTTCCTGATAAAGAAGAACTAGAATTTGTTAATATGTTAATGTCTTACATTAACTGGTCAAAATATAATCACAAACAAGTTTtgcaacagttttttttttgcaagaagcTAGCACAACAATCACAAGACAATAATGAAAGCTGTGTTTTCCTGCTCCTTGTTTGATTACAACACAGAATTTTCCATTTTACCCACATCTGATCTCCAAACAATAGGCTAAAGGTAGCCTATATTCTGGCTGgattttcatttcaacttATACAATCAAGATAACCTCACAGAAATGATCACATCCATCAGCAGTGTTTAAAGAAAACACATAACTTATTGTTATTTAAAGCTGCAAGAAAAATGGTActtatgcacctatcaatgttaagtcccagggtggggggggggggggtggggtgtACTACTCATGGGAAACTGACTCTGCGAGCTTTTCCCTGGGTGGGAATTTTGACATTTGGGTTCTGCCCTGGGGTCGGGAATTTGACATGGCTAAGTcctgttttagtaaaaaaaTGGTACCCAGGGCAGTGTTCTCCCTGacttttagctcagcaggtaaggaaCAATTCCTGactggtattttttaaaacgaCTTATATACCGTAGAGTTCAGATAGTAGGGACCCTTGTTACTTTCAGAATTAGCAGCCTTTGCGAGTTGTTACTTTTGGGAAACAGAAATCGTTTACAAGTAGAGCTTGCGTGGGTTTGTTTTTTCCGAAATTTAAACgaacataaaattaaaaaagaacattttgtttgcattctaCATGTATAGATTGTGTTTCATAAAAAGAAGGTAACAATGATAAATCCTGACAGCAATACGGTAATACAATGCCGTAAATCAATATCAACACCAATAAACAAAGGAGACAAAATTTGCCTATCCAGTTTCATGCTTTAACTGCGACATAGAAGGGTTCTGGATGTCTTCCTAGATTGTATTGTCAGTGGTCTGGACGAGTTGTATTAGTTTGTGTCTCAGTTCTTTTCTTAGACTTCTAAGTCCTTTCTTGACACCAATTTCATAAACGCAGGGAATCTCAATGCCTCCTCCTTGAACCCATACACCTTCATGAACGTATTACGGTATTGtacattaaaattttgactgtTGATTGACAAATTAAAGTATACGGAATACAATTTACTACTTTTGGGAGTGGGGGGTGCTCAATACTTTCAGGATTTACTAGCAGCCACAAAAaattgacattaattttgggTGGGGCTCCTACTTTCGGGGGGTTGTTACTATCGGAACTTTACGGTAGTTTTaataaaccttcaagaggttgcaggcggtaagaactgttgctaCTACCtcataaggagaacactgctaggggtggggaatttgactctGGCTATCGTGAAAATGTTAGATTCCCCTGGGTCTGCCCCCCCCACCCTggggcttaacattgataagtattaataattattattattaccatttgTGACTGAATGCCACTCGTTTCCTTCTCCATCTCCAGTATCGCAGTTTGCACCACAAATCCTACTGGTCTTTCCGTGGTGATCTTTCTTCAAAAGTACAACAGCAATTCAAGCCCCCCATCAAGTTATCAAATCCCGCGCCTTACCCGCGTGTGTCCCCGGGATGCCCACACCTGCCGGGATGGCCGCTGATATGTGCATAGGTGAAAGTATTGAACAGCCACTTAGCAACGCTGAAAAACCAtggttgtttcattttctataCTATTGCACAGCGTTTCTGCTAACACAATAAAGTATACTGTAAATCCACTATCATTTTAATCGAAGCCCTCAAAACGTTGACCGCATGTAGTGGTCTGTTTGTCTGTATTAACAATGATAACCTCACGCAACTCTACATCAACGTACTTCGTGGAACGTTTATGACAAAAATACCTCAGTTGTTCAGGCGGCCATCTGAAGACGCATCTGATCTCTCAAAAACGCACCCATTCTGTCCATGAGCTGTTGTCGAATTAGCACGCCAGATCCCCCATTCAGAAAGGCCAAAAGCGCCGCGTAATCGTCGATCGCCAAATTATCAACGATATCCCTCGTTGCGTCGTACAGTAACTGTCTCTCGTGGGCATTCATTTCCTTTACGACTTGAGAAACGGGCTTGAAATCTTCAGCGTTTGCGTAAGCTAACACTCCACCGAGTGCGCCACCGACCAACAGGCCCGCTGGCCCAGCGATGAGGCCTccaattgttgttgttacgcCAGCTACAACTCCACCGTAACCTGCACTTTTAACACTGACTTTCAATTGATCTTCATCTGCCAAGATGGCCAGGACTCGCTGAAGTTCAACTGAAGAGACTGGCATACTGTATAGATTTACGCTCCTTCGAATCGTCAACTATTTAGACTTTCGCTTTCTATTTTCGAGTTCCTCCAGGTGGTGCGTCATATTACCTCATCCCCAGTACTCCTACTTTGTAGGCATGCAATGTGTGCAGAGCAACCATGGCGATCAGAGAATTTGAAGACTTTCGAGCattagataaaaaaaataataataataaaaataaaatatatatatatacaccaCGTTTTGTCCACACTCCTCTAAACTGTTAAAatccttttcaaaatcaataataattttcaataagaattcgatctttccctcttttttcTATCATAGTGATAACACCTTG carries:
- the LOC141877852 gene encoding protein C19orf12 homolog, translating into MPVSSVELQRVLAILADEDQLKVSVKSAGYGGVVAGVTTTIGGLIAGPAGLLVGGALGGVLAYANAEDFKPVSQVVKEMNAHERQLLYDATRDIVDNLAIDDYAALLAFLNGGSGVLIRQQLMDRMGAFLRDQMRLQMAA